The DNA window TCCGGCGGGTGTCGAGTGGGCCGACTCGGCCGGGTCACCCGACTCGGCCGGTTCAGCCGGCGAGCGGATGGCCCACCGCCGCCACCGCGGTCCAGGGGCGTACCCGGCGGCGCGCCAGGCGTGGTGCGCGCGCTCGTTCTCCCGCAGGACCATCGCGTCGTCCGTCGCCCGCCCAGCTCGACGAACCGCTCCTCGGCCGCCGCCGGCAGGGCGGAGCCGATGCCGCGCCGCCGCCGTACGGGATGTACGGCCGGCCGGTACAGGTGACAGCGCCAGGCGTCGAAGCCAGCGACGACCGTACCGACGAGCTCCGCGCCGCCGCCGTCGTCGGCGACGGACCCCGCACCCCTTGCCGCTGCTAGCGTTGCCGCGCTAGCTTGATGGTGTGGCGAAGACTCAGCTGAACGTACGCGTGGACGAGACCACCGCCGAGGCCGCGCGCCAACGCGCCCTCCAGCGCGGGATGAGCGTGAACCGCTACATCGAGGAGCTGGTCCGACAGGACGCCGGTGAGGTGGGGCGTACGTTCGTCGAGGCCGCGTCCGACTTCATGAAGCAGTACGAATCGGTCTTCGCTGAGGAGTTCGGCGCGGAGCGCGAAGGCAAGCGTTGACTCTCAGGATCGACCTCGCCTGGCTCCTCATGATCGCCGAACACAAGACCCCGGGCGACCCCCAGGTCGTCGACTGGGGCGCGCTCGTCGCCGCCGTCGCCCGGCACGAGGCGGAGATATTCGGCATCCCCGTCTACCGCGATCCGGCGGCCCGCGCGGCCGCCCTTCTCCAGCTCCTGCTGCACGTGCCGGCCCTGGAGCGGTCGAACGCGATGTTCGCCTCGGCCGTCGCGTACGGCTACCTCGTCGCCTGCGGGCTGAAGGTCGTGACCTCCCCCGAACAGGTGCGGGACCTGGCCAGGCTCATCAAGGAGAGCAAGGCGGACGTCCACGTGATCGCGGAGGAACTGCGGCAGTGGAGCCGTTGAGCCACCTGGCCTAGCTGCCGGCCGCCGGGGCGTCGGGCGCTTCCGGTGGCCGGTTCGCCACCCCCAGCACGCACGGCGACGACGGCAGCCTGGGCCCCTTCTCCGGTACGGACAGCCGCCGATGGGTGCCGATGTCGAAACCGGCCGCGGCGATGGCCGCGAGCGGGTCGCGGGCGGTGTGGCAGCCGCCGAAGAGCACCGGCCACACGGTACGGTCCAGCGCCCGCTGAACCGTCACCATGGCCCGGCCCTCGCCCCTGCCGTGCTCGAAGAAGCGGAGCTCCCCGCCGGGCCGCAGTACGCGCCTGATCTCGGAGAGGGCGCGCGGTACGTCCCGTACGCTGCACAGCACCAGCGACACCACCGCCGCGTCGAACGCCTCGCTCTTCACCGGCAGCGCTTCGGCCGCGCCCGGCACCACGTCCACCGGGACGCCGGCGTCGAGAGCCGCCTTCACCGCCAACTGGCGCAGGCTGCGCTCCGGTTCGATCGCCACGACCTCCGAGACCGCCGCCGGGTAGTGCGCGAAGTTCAGCCCGTTGCCCGCGCCGATCTCGATGATCCGGCCGGAGAGGCCGGCCAGCAGTTCGTCCCGGTGTGCGGCCACCCCGCCTCTGAGGTCGGCAGCCACGCTGAGCCGGGCGTAGAAGCGCGCGAAGAGCGGGTGGTGCACGGCGTCCCGGGGAACCTTGCTGCGGCGCTCGGGCATCGCGGTACCTCCTCCGTGGGGCGGTCGGACACCGGGATACTTACCCCGCCGGGCGGCTCACTCCGCGCACGAAGCAGAACTCGTTGCCTTCCGGGTCCAGCAGCACCTGGAAGGAGCCGGCCACGTCGGTGACGATGCCGCCGGTTCTGGTCGCGCCCAGACGCTCCGCCTCGGCGCTCGCTGCCTCGATGTCGCCCGCGTCCAGGTCCAGATGCAGCCGGTTCTTGACCGCCTTCCCCTCGGGTACGCGCTGGAAGGCGACCCGGGTCCAGTCCGGCGGGTCGACGTACGACCAGTCCGGGCTCCGGTCGACCGGATCGCCGCCGAGCAGGGCGGCCCAGAAGCGGACCAGTACGGCAGGCTCCGCGCAGTCGAAAACGATCTCGTCGATACGTGCTCGCATGGCGACGACCTTACGGGCGCCAAGGCGCTTACACGCATGCGGTACGTACACGGCGCATGCGAGACCGGCCCTACGGGCGCCAGCTCCCGCCCAGCAGCGGCGCGAGCCACGTCGCGGCGCGGGTCCGGAACTCGGTGGGCGGCAGGGCTCCCGCGCCCTCCGGAACGGCGCCCAGCAGCGGGGCTCCCGCGGCCGCCACCGGCAGGTCGGTGAGATTGCAGCGTTCGGCGAGGCCGGGGGCGGCGGGCCAGCTGCCGACGACGACTCCGAGCATCTCGATGTCGCGGGCGCGCAGCGCCTCGGCGGTCAGCGCCGTCCAGTTCAGGGTGCCGAGGGCGGCCGGAGTGACGACGAGGACGGGCGCGTCCAGGAGCCGGGCGACGTCGGCGAGGGTGGCGCCGTCGTCGTCGAGGCGGACGAGGAGGCCGCCGGCGCCCTCCACGAGTACCAGGTCGTACTCGGCGTCGAGCTTCGACGCCGCCGCGGCGATGTCGTCCGGCCGTACGGGGGGCATACCGGCGCGCCGGGCGGCGGTCGCGGGCGCCAGCGGCTCGGGGAACCGTGCGAGTTCGACCGCCGCGACTCCCTCACCCGCCAGCCGCACGACCTCGTCGGCGTCGCCCGGCTCTCCCGCGTCGACGCCGGTCTGAGCGGGTTTGAGCACGGCGACGGTACGGCCCTGGGCGCAGGCGACGGCTGCAAGCGCGGCCGTGACGACGGTCTTGCCGATCTCGGTTCCGGTGCCGCTGACGACGATGACGGCCATGCGGTGCGCTCCTCGCGGTGATGTGTGTCTGGGCGGTGGTTCATGTCCGTGGGCGGCCCGCTTCCCCAGCCCGGAACGGCCGGAACGGCCGGCGTCAAGCCCGTCCGGCCGTCCGGCGCCCGGGGGACGTCGTTCGTCCGGTCACGTGCCTGCCGTGGCCGCCGCTCGTACCGCCCCGCAGATCCTGGCCAGGTCAGCGTCGTTCGTGACGTACGGCGGCATGGTGTAGATCAGGTCGCGGAACGGGCGCAGCCACACGCCCTCCCGGACCGTCGCCGCCGTGGCCGCCGCCATGTCGACCTCGCGGTCCAGTTGTACGACGCCGATCGCACCCAGCACCCGTACGTCCCGTACCCCCGGCAGCCCGGCGACCTCGGCCAGACCTTCCTTCAGCCCCGCCTCGATGCGCTTGACCTCGCCCTGCCAGTCCTGGCCGAGCAGCAGGTCGATCGAGGCGCACGCGACCGCCGATGCCAGGGGGTTGCCCATGAACGTCGGGCCGTGGGCCAGCACCGGGACCTCGCCCCGCGAGATGCCGTCCGCCACCTCCGACGTGCACAGCGTCGCCGCCATGCTCAGGTAACCGCCGGTCAGGGCCTTGCCGACGCACAGCACATCGGGCGAGACCGAGGCGTGCTCCGAGGCGAAGAGCGTTCCCGTACGGCCGAAACCGGTCGCGATCTCGTCGAAGACCAGCAGGACGCCGTGCTCGTCGCACGCCTCCCGCAGCACCCGCAGGTACTCGGGCGCGTGGAAACGCATGCCGCCCGCGCCCTGCACCACCGGCTCCACGATCACCGCGGCCAGTTCGTCCGCGTGCCCGGCGATCAGCGCGCGCAGCCGGTCGGCGTACGCCGCGTCGTACTCGGCGGGCGGCGCGTCCGCGAAGACCTGGCGCGGCAGCGCGCCCTGCCACAGTTCGTGCATCCCGCCCTCGGGATCGCACACCGACATCGGCTGCCAGGTGTCCCCGTGGTAGCCGCCGCGCCAGGTCAGCAGCCGCTGCTTGCCGGGCCGGCCCACCGAGCGCCAGTACTGGAGGCACATCTTGACCGCGACCTCGACCGACACCGATCCGGAGTCGGTCAGGAAGACGTGCCGCAGGGGCTCGGGAGTGATCTCCACCAGTTTCGCCGCCAGGCGCACGGCGGGCTCGTGAGTGAGCCCGCCGAACATGACATGGCTCATCCGGTCGAGCTGCCCGCGCACCGCCTCGTTGAGCACGGGGTGGTTGTAGCCGTGGACGGCCGACCACCAGGATGACATGCCGTCGATCAACTCGTCCTGGCCGTGGGCGGGCTGAGCGAGCCGAAGCCGTACGCCGGACGCGGACTCCACCAGCAGCGGCTCCGCACGGCCCGGCATGGGACCGTACGGATGCCATACGTGATCCTGGTCCAGCCGGAGCAGCTCGGCGGGGGCGAGCGGCTCAGGCATTGGGCGCGAGGTCCGTACCGGCGCCGCGCCGGCGTACCGACACGAGGTCCGTACGGGCGCCCGGAATACCCGGCGCCTCCGCGGCGTCCGAGGTCTC is part of the Streptomyces agglomeratus genome and encodes:
- a CDS encoding adenosylmethionine--8-amino-7-oxononanoate transaminase, encoding MPEPLAPAELLRLDQDHVWHPYGPMPGRAEPLLVESASGVRLRLAQPAHGQDELIDGMSSWWSAVHGYNHPVLNEAVRGQLDRMSHVMFGGLTHEPAVRLAAKLVEITPEPLRHVFLTDSGSVSVEVAVKMCLQYWRSVGRPGKQRLLTWRGGYHGDTWQPMSVCDPEGGMHELWQGALPRQVFADAPPAEYDAAYADRLRALIAGHADELAAVIVEPVVQGAGGMRFHAPEYLRVLREACDEHGVLLVFDEIATGFGRTGTLFASEHASVSPDVLCVGKALTGGYLSMAATLCTSEVADGISRGEVPVLAHGPTFMGNPLASAVACASIDLLLGQDWQGEVKRIEAGLKEGLAEVAGLPGVRDVRVLGAIGVVQLDREVDMAAATAATVREGVWLRPFRDLIYTMPPYVTNDADLARICGAVRAAATAGT
- a CDS encoding class I SAM-dependent methyltransferase, coding for MPERRSKVPRDAVHHPLFARFYARLSVAADLRGGVAAHRDELLAGLSGRIIEIGAGNGLNFAHYPAAVSEVVAIEPERSLRQLAVKAALDAGVPVDVVPGAAEALPVKSEAFDAAVVSLVLCSVRDVPRALSEIRRVLRPGGELRFFEHGRGEGRAMVTVQRALDRTVWPVLFGGCHTARDPLAAIAAAGFDIGTHRRLSVPEKGPRLPSSPCVLGVANRPPEAPDAPAAGS
- a CDS encoding antitoxin, yielding MAKTQLNVRVDETTAEAARQRALQRGMSVNRYIEELVRQDAGEVGRTFVEAASDFMKQYESVFAEEFGAEREGKR
- a CDS encoding VOC family protein, which encodes MRARIDEIVFDCAEPAVLVRFWAALLGGDPVDRSPDWSYVDPPDWTRVAFQRVPEGKAVKNRLHLDLDAGDIEAASAEAERLGATRTGGIVTDVAGSFQVLLDPEGNEFCFVRGVSRPAG
- the bioD gene encoding dethiobiotin synthase codes for the protein MAVIVVSGTGTEIGKTVVTAALAAVACAQGRTVAVLKPAQTGVDAGEPGDADEVVRLAGEGVAAVELARFPEPLAPATAARRAGMPPVRPDDIAAAASKLDAEYDLVLVEGAGGLLVRLDDDGATLADVARLLDAPVLVVTPAALGTLNWTALTAEALRARDIEMLGVVVGSWPAAPGLAERCNLTDLPVAAAGAPLLGAVPEGAGALPPTEFRTRAATWLAPLLGGSWRP
- a CDS encoding fic family toxin-antitoxin system, toxin component: MTLRIDLAWLLMIAEHKTPGDPQVVDWGALVAAVARHEAEIFGIPVYRDPAARAAALLQLLLHVPALERSNAMFASAVAYGYLVACGLKVVTSPEQVRDLARLIKESKADVHVIAEELRQWSR